The uncultured Acidilobus sp. JCHS genomic sequence CATAGCCTGGAGCGTTGAGAGGAGGCTCAGGCCCTCAGGGCCGTGGCTGGCCGCGCCCCTTGGCGACCTGAAGAGGGGGCTGTAGCTAGCTCAGTAGGCCTCCTTCCTTATGTACTTCCTCTCCAGGTAGTCCACGAGGTCCTCGGCGGAGTACTCGCGGCCGAAGGCCCTCCTCAGGAGATCCTTGGGGGCGAAGGCGCTGCCCCACCTGTGGACCCTGTCCCTGAGGTAGTCCTTGATTGCGCTGAAGTTCCTGGCCTCCACGAGCTCGCTCAGCCTCAGGCCCTGGGAGTTCATGTCCTTCAGCATCATCGAGGCCACTATGTTGCCAAGGGTGTAGGTTGGGAAGTAGCCAAGGGTGCCGTGGGCCCAGTGCACGTCCTGCAGCACGCCCTCCGCGTCGCTCCTGGGCCTAACCCCGAGGAGGGACTCCGTCCTCTCGTTCCACATCTCAGGCAGCTCCTGCACCTTGACCTCCCTGTTCAGCATCTGGACCTCCAGCTCGTACCTCAGGAGTATGTGGAAGTTGTACGTCACCTCGTCGGCCTCCGTCCTTATCAGGCTGGGCCTTACGTGGGCGAAGTACCTGTAGAGGTCCTCGTCGCTGTAGGCCTTGGTGAAGCCGAGCTCCCCGTCCAGTACTGGCCTTATCACCTTTACGAAGGAGAGCGTCCTGCCAACAACGTTCTCCCAGAACCTGCTCTGGCCCTCGTGGACCCCAAGCGAGGCGCCCGTGCCGATCGGAGTCATGTCGAGCTCCGGGTCAACCTGGAGCTCGTAGGTCGCGTGGCCGAACTCGTGGACGACGCTGAAGAGGCTCCTCTTGAAGTCGAAGCCCTCGTACCTAGTAGTTATCCTTACGTCGTTAACCCCCATGTTTATGGTGAACGGGTGGGGGGAGACGTCCAGCCTTGCCCTGTCGGTCGGGTAGCCTAGGAGGGAGAGGACTGCCTCGTTGACCCTCCTCATGGCCGCCTCCTCGTACTTAGTCTCCTCAAGGGGGCTCGGCGAGGAGAAGTAGCCCTCTGAGGTGACCCTGTCGAGAACCCTCTTCATGGCCGGCTCGAGGACTGAGAAGACGCTCCTGACGTCCCTTGTCCTCAGCCCCTCCTCGTGCAGGTCTAGGAGCGCGTCGTAGGGGTTCTCCTCGTAGCCCAGCTTCTCCGCCATCTGCCTGTTGAGTTCAACTATCTTTTCAAGGTAAGGCCTGAACATCTGGAAGTCAGACTTCGCCTTGGCCTCCCTCCAGGCTATGAAGGCCTCCTGGGACGTCTTAGTTAGCTCGTAGTTGAGGCTCGGCGGTATCTTCTTGAGGATGGTTATCTCACGGTTCAGGACCCTCACAACCCCCCTCTCGTACTCGTTCAGGCCCTCCTGCTTTGAGGCCCTCTCGACGAGGGAGACGAACTGGTCGCCTGTGATCAGCTCCTGGTAGAGGGTCCTGAGCTCAGCCATGGCCGTGGCCCTCTCCACTACGCCCTGGGAGGGCATGTAGGTCTCCTCGTCCCAGCCCATGAGGCTCATGGCGTGCGCCAGGGACCAGATCCTCCTGTACCTCTCGAGGAGCTCCTTAATTACAGGGTTCTTGAACTTGGCCACGGAGGCCACCTGCCAGGAGGAGGGCCCTGTGAAATAAAACCGCTCGCCCAGCGGGGGATCAGGTTAACCGTTTTACGTGGCCTGGAGGGGGTCTGGCGGGGGAGGCGGTGTTCGAGGCCGAGTTCCCTCAGCTCAGGTCCATGACGTACCTTGACTGGGCAGCCGTTGGGGTGCCGCCCCTCAGGTCAATAGGGGCCGTAAGGGCTTACCTTGACGTGCTCGAGAGGGACCCCGTCTCCGCCGCCTCGGGGGCCGCACAGGCGGCGGCCAAGCAGGAGGCGAGGGCAGCCCTGGCGCCAATACTGGGCTGCAGCCCGGACAGGATTGTTTTCACGGGGACCAGCACGACCTCAGCTGTTCAGGTGGCGGTTGACGCAGTCTCCCCCTCCAAGGGGGACAACGTGGTCATAGCTGACATGGACTTCCCGCTCTTCTACGTCGAGGCCAAGAGGCTGAGCTCGAGGGGGGTCGAGGTCAGGGTGGCCCAGAACGCTGACGGGGACTACGAGATTGACCAGTTCTACGAGCTGATAGACAGGAGGACCAGGGCGGTCATGGTGAGCTCAGTGATGTGGGTCAACGGGCTGAGGCTCGACGTGGCTGAGCTGGCGAAGGTGGCACACGAGGCCGGGGCCTACATAATAGTTGACGCTATACAGCAGGCCGGGGCCCTGAGGGTCGAGGCGGACAGGCTGGGCCTGGACTTCGTGGCCGTCGGCTCCCAGAAGTGGCTCATGGCGCCCTACGGCGTTGGGGCCCTGTGCGTGGGCAGGAGGGCGGTGGAGGAGCTCAGCCCCCCGAGGCCCGGCTACCTGAGCCTAGCCGTTAAGGACTGGGACGCCTTCTGGGCGGACCCCTCAAAGACCCCTGCAGGGTGGACTCAGGTCGAGGAGGGGGCGTTAAAGTTCGAGTACGGCGGAACCTTCCCTCCCCTTTCCCTGAAGGGGCTGGCGGCCAGCGCCTCGCTGATAAACGAGGTTGGGGTTGAGAGGGCCGAGGAGATAGTTCTGAGGCTGAGGAAGGCGCTGGTCGAGGAGCTGGAGGACCTACGCCTTGAGGTCCTCTCGCCGCCGGAGGCCAGGAAGGCGAGCGGCATAGTCCTCTTCAGGGTACCCAGGGGCCTGAGGGAGAACTACATGGCGGCTATGAGGCTGAGGTCAAGGGGGGTCATGGTCTCGGCTAGGGGGGCTGCTGGCGTCTGGGGGGTAAGGGCCTCTGTCCACTTCCCTAACAAGGAGGAGGACGTTGAGGCGCTAAGGGAGGCGCTAAGGGAGCTGGGGGCCTAGGCAGGCCTTGTGTTACATAAGTAGTAGTCATGTAAAGGCCCTCTTATGGGCTTCAAGCTTTAGATGAGCTATAACGAAGACCTGAGAGGCATATTGAGGCTGGGCTACGCCATATTGTTTGTAGCGGCTTGGCTCGGCATTATTGCTGCACAGATCTTCAAAACGTTCCTTTAGGCTGCCTTGGCTTAGAGTTCTCACAGTGATAGATGTTGACGCATAGCTTTGGTTCAAGCGTGATGTGAAGCTTGCACTCAAACCCCAGCTCTTTAAGTAAGGCAAGTAACTTCTTGTTGCTGACGCCAGTAATGTGGGGATGTGTCTCAAGTATTATGTGCTCGAAAGCTCTAAGCCTCTCCCTCTCGGGGCCAAGTATTACTTGCGCCTCGCAGCCCTCGCAGTCCATCTTGAGCAGGTATGGGTCATCAACCATGTTGAGGAGGTCGCCTAAAGTGACACTTGGCACCCTGCAGGGGCCGCTGCCCTTAAGCGTAGAGAAAGCACTAGACGAGAACACGTCATAGTTGCATGGAACGTTCACAGGCCCGCTGCTGAGGGCTGCGTTTATCACCCTTACCTTGTCGGTAGCGCCGCTCAGCCTCACGTTCTCCTCAGCACACCTGGCCACGTTGGGCAGGGGCTCCACGGCAATAACCTTCCTCGCCCCGTTGAGGATAAAGTAGAGGGCCGTGTCACCCGTGTTAGCCCCTACGTCAACTACTTCCCTGCCCCTGAGGCCGAAGAGCACCTCAGGGACCTCATATTCGCCCTCTGCGAAGGTCTCGATAAGGGAGCTAAAGTTTGCACAACTAGGGGGTTGAAGGCCACAGAGATGCCGTTAACCTCTAGGCCTACTCTTTCCGGGCTCACGTCGATCGAGACCTTGTTGCCTGAGGCCTGAAGCCTGCACGCGTAGGAGGCCAGAGAGAGGGCTGTCACCAGCCAAAGGAGGTCCTCCTGAGGCTTAGGGAAGCGACCGGCGGTCCTAGCTAACTCATCAGGTAGCTTTGGCCAGCACTTGGAGGCATACTTGATGGCATAATACGTAGATCTTGCTAAGGCCTCAAAGGTTGTCCTTCGTAACCTTACATCACCTATATACTTTAGCCTGACGCTCAGCTCCTCCCTTTTAATTAAGTAATTAAAAAGGGCTGTCAGCCAGCCCCTCTCTATAACTCTTCTCAAGGACAGCGCCATTAAGGCCTTCTCCTTAGCCTTAGTTAGGCTCGGCAACCCAGCTCAACATAGATAAAGCCAACTTAAATAAAAACAATTATGTCTGCGGGCCCTTTCTGCAGGCCCTTAAGCTGATGCATATAACGCACTCTAAGCAATGCTCGTTTACCTTGAGGCCGCTTAAGCGTTGATAAGCCTGGTGCTAGTAGTTAAGGTCTTTTACTTAAGCGCAGCAAA encodes the following:
- a CDS encoding Zn-dependent carboxypeptidase — its product is MASVAKFKNPVIKELLERYRRIWSLAHAMSLMGWDEETYMPSQGVVERATAMAELRTLYQELITGDQFVSLVERASKQEGLNEYERGVVRVLNREITILKKIPPSLNYELTKTSQEAFIAWREAKAKSDFQMFRPYLEKIVELNRQMAEKLGYEENPYDALLDLHEEGLRTRDVRSVFSVLEPAMKRVLDRVTSEGYFSSPSPLEETKYEEAAMRRVNEAVLSLLGYPTDRARLDVSPHPFTINMGVNDVRITTRYEGFDFKRSLFSVVHEFGHATYELQVDPELDMTPIGTGASLGVHEGQSRFWENVVGRTLSFVKVIRPVLDGELGFTKAYSDEDLYRYFAHVRPSLIRTEADEVTYNFHILLRYELEVQMLNREVKVQELPEMWNERTESLLGVRPRSDAEGVLQDVHWAHGTLGYFPTYTLGNIVASMMLKDMNSQGLRLSELVEARNFSAIKDYLRDRVHRWGSAFAPKDLLRRAFGREYSAEDLVDYLERKYIRKEAY
- a CDS encoding methyltransferase, FkbM family, with translation MLFGLRGREVVDVGANTGDTALYFILNGARKVIAVEPLPNVARCAEENVRLSGATDKVRVINAALSSGPVNVPCNYDVFSSSAFSTLKGSGPCRVPSVTLGDLLNMVDDPYLLKMDCEGCEAQVILGPERERLRAFEHIILETHPHITGVSNKKLLALLKELGFECKLHITLEPKLCVNIYHCENSKPRQPKGTF
- a CDS encoding Selenocysteine lyase, which codes for MFEAEFPQLRSMTYLDWAAVGVPPLRSIGAVRAYLDVLERDPVSAASGAAQAAAKQEARAALAPILGCSPDRIVFTGTSTTSAVQVAVDAVSPSKGDNVVIADMDFPLFYVEAKRLSSRGVEVRVAQNADGDYEIDQFYELIDRRTRAVMVSSVMWVNGLRLDVAELAKVAHEAGAYIIVDAIQQAGALRVEADRLGLDFVAVGSQKWLMAPYGVGALCVGRRAVEELSPPRPGYLSLAVKDWDAFWADPSKTPAGWTQVEEGALKFEYGGTFPPLSLKGLAASASLINEVGVERAEEIVLRLRKALVEELEDLRLEVLSPPEARKASGIVLFRVPRGLRENYMAAMRLRSRGVMVSARGAAGVWGVRASVHFPNKEEDVEALREALRELGA